In Pseudoalteromonas nigrifaciens, the sequence CTAAACCCAGCTCGCGTACCACTTTAAATGGCGAACAGCCATACCCTTGGGACCGACTTCAGCCCCAGGATGTGATGAGCCGACATCGAGGTGCCAAACACCGCCGTCGATATGAACTCTTGGGCGGTATCAGCCTGTTATCCCCGGAGTACCTTTTATCCGTTGAGCGATGGCCCTTCCATTCAGAACCACCGGATCACTATGACCTACTTTCGTACCTGCTCGACGTGTCTGTCTCGCAGTTAAGCTGGCTTCTACCATTACACTAACCGTACGATGTCCGACCGTACTTAGCCAACCTTCGTGCTCCTCCGTTACTCTTTAGGAGGAGACCGCCCCAGTCAAACTACCCACCAGGCACTGTCCGTAACCCCGATTCAGGGGCCAACGTTAGAACATCAAAACTACAAGGGTGGTATTTCAAGGTTGACTCCAACAAAACTAGCGTCTCATCTTCAAAGTCTCCCACCTATCCTACACATGTAGGTTCAATGTTCAGTGCCAAGCTGTAGTAAAGGTTCACGGGGTCTTTCCGTCTAGCCGCGGGTACACAGCATCTTCACTGCGATTTCAATTTCACTGAGTCTCGGGTGGAGACAGCGTGGCCATGGTTACACCATTCGTGCAGGTCGGAACTTACCCGACAAGGAATTTCGCTACCTTAGGACCGTTATAGTTACGGCCGCCGTTTACCGGGGCTTCGATCAAGAGCTTCTCCCTAAGGATAACCCCATCAATTAACCTTCCGGCACCGGGCAGGTGTCACACCGTATACGTCATCTTGCGATTTTGCACAGTGCTGTGTTTTTAATAAACAGTCCCAGCCACCTGGTCACTGCGGCTCCCGTCCGCTTAGAGAGCAAGTCTCATCACAGATAGGAGCGTACCTTCTCCCGAAGTTACGGTACGATTTTGCCTAGTTCCTTCACCCGAGTTCTCTCAAGCGCCTTAGTATTCTCTACCTGACCACCTGTGTCGGTTTGGGGTACGATTCCATATAATCTGAAGCTTAGAGGCTTTTCCTGGAAGTATGGCATCAACAACTTCATCACCTTAGTGACTCGTCTCGTGTCTCAGGTTTAGTGTTCGTCCGGATTTACCTAAACAAACGCCCTACTCACTTTCACATGGACTACCAACGCCATGCTTGCTTAGCCTGCTCCGTCCCCCCATCGCAATTATATCGAGTACAGAAATATTAATCTGTTTCCCATCGACTACGCCTTTCGGCCTCGCCTTAGGGGTCGACTTACCCTACCCTGATTAACATGGGATAGGAACCCTTGGTCTTCCGGCGTGGGAGTTTTTCACTCCCATTATCGTTACTCATGTCAGCATTCGCACTTCTGATACCTCCAGCAACCCTCCCGGATCACCTTCAACGGCTTACAGAACGCTCCCCTACCACTCAGAATAAATTCTGAATCCGCAGCTTCGGTGCATAGTTTAGCCCCGTTACATCTTCCGCGCAGACCGACTCGACCAGTGAGCTATTACGCTTTCTTTAAAGGATGGCTGCTTCTAAGCCAACCTCCTGGCTGTCTGGGCCTTTCCACATCGTTTCCCACTTAACTATGACTTTGGGACCTTAGCTGGCGGTCTGGGTTGTTTCCCTCTTCACGACGGACGTTAGCACCCGCCGTGTGTCTCCCGGATATTACTTTACGGTATTCGGAGTTTGCAAAGGGTTGGTAAGTCGGGATGACCCCCTAGCCTTAACAGTGCTCTACCCCCGTAAGTATTCGTCCGAGGCTCTACCTAAATAGATTTCGGGGAGAACCAGCTATCTCCCGGTTTGATTAGCCTTTCACTCCTAACCACAAGTCATCCCCTAACTTTTCAACGTTAGTGGGTTCGGTCCTCCAGTTGATGTTACTCAACCTTCAACCTGCTCATGGCTAGATCACCGGGTTTCGGGTCTATACCTTGCAACTATTCGCCCAGTTAAGACTCGGTTTCCCTACGGCTACCCTAATCGGTTAACCTCGCTACAAAATATAAGTCGCTGACCCATTATACAAAAGGTACGCAGTCACCCAACAAGTGGGCTCCTACTGCTTGTACGTACACGGTTTCAGGTTCTATTTCACTCCCCTCACAGGGGTTCTTTTCGCCTTTCCCTCACGGTACTGGTTCACTATCGGTCAGTTGGGAGTATTTAGCCTTAGATGATGGTCCACCTATATTCAGTCAAAGTTTCACGTGCTCCGACCTACTCGATTTCACTTAAAATGTCTTTTCATGTACGGGACTATCACCCTGTATCGTGGCACTTTCCAGAGCCTTCCATTAACACATAATAAGCTTAAGGGCTGTTCCGGTTTCGCTCGCCGCTACTTCCGGAATCTCGGTTGATTTCTTTTCCTACGGGTACTTAGATGTTTCAGTTCTCCGCGTTCGCCTCGTTAACCTATGTATTCAGTTAACGATACCTGCAAGCAGGTGGGTTTCCCCATTCGGAAATCCTAGTCTCAAGTGCTTTTTACTAGCTTGACTAGGCTTATCGCAAGTTAATACGTCCTTCATCGCCTCCAACTGCCAAGGCATCCACCGTGTACGCTTAGTCACTTAACCATACAACCCAAACGGGTCTTGCTTGGTCTTTGCTACTTATGCTGCCTTGCTTTCTATTTTTGCTTGGTTACATAACACGTTATGCGCCCAGCGACAAAAATATTAGCGGCGTTGCCTAAGCATCAAATCCACGTCGCAATACTAAACAATAAAGTTTAGTCATACGTTAGTGACAGTTTAACTTCGCCAGAAGTTAATATTGAATACTAAAGTAGATACCAATCAACAAACGAAACGTTCATTAAATGGCACTGAATGATACTGCTATCATTCTTTTTACTTTTGAAAACTCTGTACAAATAACAGTGTTATTCATACGAATTTTATTATCAGCTTTTCCAAATTTTTAAAGAGCATATTAATTAGTCAACTCAAAGAGCAAACTAACAATTAACAATCATCTGTGTGGACACTACGAACAAATAAGTTCTAAATCGTATAAGGAGGTGATCCAGCCCCAGGTTCCCCTAGGGCTACCTTGTTACGACTTCACCCCAGTCATGAATCACTCCGTGGTAAACGTCCTCCCGAGGGTTAGACTATCTACTTCTGGAGCAACCCACTCCCATGGTGTGACGGGCGGTGTGTACAAGGCCCGGGAACGTATTCACCGCGTCATTCTGATACGCGATTACTAGCGATTCCGACTTCATGGAGTCGAGTTGCAGACTCCAATCCGGACTACGACGCACTTTAAGTGATTCGCTTACCTTCGCAGGTTCGCAGCACTCTGTATGCGCCATTGTAGCACGTGTGTAGCCCTACACGTAAGGGCCATGATGACTTGACGTCGTCCCCACCTTCCTCCGGTTTATCACCGGCAGTCTCCTTAGAGTTCTCAGCATTACCTGCTAGCAACTAAGGATAGGGGTTGCGCTCGTTGCGGGACTTAACCCAACATCTCACAACACGAGCTGACGACAGCCATGCAGCACCTGTATCAGAGTTCCCGAAGGCACCAAACCATCTCTGGTAAGTTCTCTGTATGTCAAGTGTAGGTAAGGTTCTTCGCGTTGCATCGAATTAAACCACATGCTCCACCGCTTGTGCGGGCCCCCGTCAATTCATTTGAGTTTTAACCTTGCGGCCGTACTCCCCAGGCGGTCTACTTAATGCGTTAGCTTTGAAAAACAGAACCGAGGCTCCGAGCTTCTAGTAGACATCGTTTACGGCGTGGACTACCGGGGTATCTAATCCCGTTTGCTCCCCACGCTTTCGTACATGAGCGTCAGTGTTGACCCAGGTGGCTGCCTTCGCCATCGGTATTCCTTCAGATCTCTACGCATTTCACCGCTACACCTGAAATTCTACCACCCTCTATCACACTCTAGTTTGCCAGTTCGAAATGCAGTTCCCAGGTTGAGCCCGGGGCTTTCACATCTCGCTTAACAAACCGCCTGCGTACGCTTTACGCCCAGTAATTCCGATTAACGCTCGCACCCTCCGTATTACCGCGGCTGCTGGCACGGAGTTAGCCGGTGCTTCTTCTGTCAGTAACGTCACAGCTAGCAGGTATTAACTACTAACCTTTCCTCCTGACTGAAAGTGCTTTACAACCCGAAGGCCTTCTTCACACACGCGGCATGGCTGCATCAGGCTTGCGCCCATTGTGCAATATTCCCCACTGCTGCCTCCCGTAGGAGTCTGGGCCGTGTCTCAGTCCCAGTGTGGCTGATCATCCTCTCAAACCAGCTAGGGATCGTCGCCTTGGTGAGCCATTACCTCACCAACTAGCTAATCCCACTTGGGCCAATCTAAAGGCGAGAGCCGAAGCCCCCTTTGGTCCGTAGACATTATGCGGTATTAGCAGTCGTTTCCAACTGTTGTCCCCCACCTCAAGGCATGTTCCCAAGCATTACTCACCCGTCCGCCGCTCGTCAGCAAAGTAGCAAGCTACTTTCTGTTACCGCTCGACTTGCATGTGTTAGGCCTGCCGCCAGCGTTCAATCTGAGCCATGATCAAACTCTTCAATTAAAAAGTTTTATGTCTTTCGACAGCTCAATGAATTCTGAATTTATTTTAATATCTTTCGATATTGAATTGACTGTGCCGAATAATTACCGAAATAACTATTCTGTTGGTCACTCAGTTTTCAATTGAGACTCTAATTTGTTTGCCTTACTTAGCGAACTAAGCTTGGCTGTTAGAACTCAATCTGTACGAGTGCCCACACAGATGATTGCTTTATATTGTTAAAGAACGTTTTGAGTCGCTTTAGCGTCTCAAGGGATGCGTATAATACATCCTTTATTTTTCGAGTCAACACTTTGTTTTAAACTTTCTTTTGGAAGATTTAAAACCGAAGTTTTATTTAACTCTCTGAGTAATTCGTGTCTCGCTAAGCGTTGACGTTTCCCGTCTCAGTGGGGTCGCATTATAGGGATAAACGAGTGAGGGTCAACACTTTATTTCCGCTTTATGACAATTAAATGAATATTGTATAAAAGGCATACAAACAAAGGCTTGCAATGAAGTTTAAGCTTAAAAAAGCACCAAATAAATGGCAGTAATAGGGAAGTTATAGTTACGCTAGGTAGAAGGTAGGTTGTTTAGTTTAAATGTTATGTTTAAATAATTAAATGCGGCTTAGTTATAGTACTTTACTGGGTAGCTCTAAATAAGTTAAAAGCCGGTACTTTACACCTTTTAAGGTTTAGCAAAATACTCAGTTAAATATCTGATGTAGAGTAGGGGGCTCATATTGTTCAGACAATAAAAAAGCGAGTTAATAACTCGCTTCTATCTACTTATACTTTTTAACTAAATATAAGTCGTTATTTTTTAACTGGGCGTTTCCAGCCATCTAAATTACGCTGTTTGCCTCGAGCAATAGCTAGTTGCTCATCTGCTACTGTATTCGTAATAACAGAGCCTGCACCAATTGTTGCCATTGCACCAATATTTACGGGTGCAACAAGCGATGAGTTAGAACCAATAAAGGCATTGTTGCCAATAATGGTTTTTGCTTTATTAACGCCGTCATAGTTACAGGTAATAGTACCCGCGCCAATATTAACCTTTTCGCCAATTTCAGCATCACCTAGGTAACTTAAGTGATTAGCTTTAGAGCCTTTACCTAAACGGGTTTTTTTCATTTCGACGAAGTTACCAACATGTGAGTCTTCTTCCATAATGGCACCTGGGCGAAGGCGGGCATAGGGACCAAGCGTACATTTAGCAGCAACTGTTGCATCTTCTATGAGTGTATTAGCTTTTATTATAACGTTATCGCCAATGCTGCAGTTTTTGAGCACACAGTTTGGTCCAATTTCAACGTTATGACCTATAGTCACTTTGCCTTCAAAAATCACGTTTATATCTATTAGTACATCTTCACCGGTGGTGACTGTTCCGCGAACATCTATACGGGCAGGATCGGCAAGTGTTGCCCCATTAAGCATTAACTCTTCTGCTTGCCATGCTTGGTACGCACGTTCAAGACCAGCTAGTTGTATACGATTATTAGCGCCTTCTACTTCCATTGGGTGATCTGGCTGAGCTGATGTAATTTCGACACCTTCGCTATGCGCCATTGCCACTATGTCGGTTAGGTAATATTCGCCTTGTGCATTATTGTTAGATAAGTTGCCTAACCAGCTTTTTAGCAATCGACCATTAACGGCCATAATACCGGTATTTACTTCGCTAATAAGTAATTGCTCTGGGCTGGCATCTTTTTGCTCAACAATACCCACTAACTTGCCATCAACACGTAGCATACGTCCGTAACCATTTGGATTGGCTAAATTTACGGTTAATACCGCTAAACCATGTTTAGGTGTCGCAGCTAATAAACGTTCAAGCGTTGATTGCTTAGTTAAAGGCACGTCACCGTATAAAATCAGCACTGTATCATCGTCATTAACATGAGAGTTGGCTTGCGCTACTGCATGACCCGTACCTAACTGCTCAGCTTGGAGTACCCAATTTACGTTGTTGTTGGCCAGTTGTTGTTGTAATAGTTCGCCACCATGACCGTAAACTAAGTTAGTAGTAGTTGCACCTAGTGCTTTTGCGTTATCAATAACGTGCTGCACCATAGGTTTGCCAGCCACTTTATGAAGAACTTTAGGTAGCGCTGAGCGCATGCGAGTACCTTTACCCGCTGCAAGAATAACCGTTGTTAGAGACATTAAAACAATTTCCTTTTTTCGTTGTTTTAGCTAAATAAGCGCGTACTGGTGCACAGTAGATTATGTAAATCACATCATGTGCAAATACTCAGTAGCTTAATTACTGACTACTGAATCTTGGCTGAAACACTCAGACACTTCAATGGCGTTATTGTAACGGGGATTAGTGATGGATATAAGTAACAAGGGATAAATAGTGAGCACAAAAAGTAAATTTATAATTTTTATAACATTGCTGATTTATATTACAGGCACAAAAAAGCCCACGTTATGTGGGCTTTTAAAAACCAGATAGGCTTACTTTTTACGTAATTGCTGAATAATGCGTAGCTGAGCAATTGCTTCAGCTAGTTGCACTGCGGCTTGATTATAATCAAGTTCAGCAGATGCACCTTTCGCCATTTGAGCTTCAGCGTCACGTTTAGCAGCTTCTGCAGCTTGCTCGTCAAGGTCTTCACCACGAACAGCTGTATCAGCAAGAACAGTCACTAGATTAGGTTGTACTTCTAATGTACCGCCAGCAATGTAGATGAACTCTTCTTCACCAAATTGCTTAACTAAACGTACCATACCAGGTTTAAGGGCAGTAAGTAGTGGAGCGTGACCAGCATTAACGCCTAACTCACCTTCACTACCAGTAACTTGAATCGATTCAACACGGCCAGAGAACAAACTCTGCTCTGCGCTTACTACATCAAGATGTACAGTCATAGCTGCCATACTCCCCTCCTAAGTTACATGCTTTTGGCTTTTTCTTGAGCTTCTTCGATAGAGCCAACCATGTAGAACGCTTGCTCTGGCATGTCATCAAATTCACCGTTTAAGATGCCTTTAAAGCCAGAAATTGTATCTTTTAGTGATACGTATTTACCAGACGCGCCTGTAAACACCTCTGCCACGAAGAATGGCTGAGATAGGAAACGTTGGATTTTACGTGCACGAGATACAAGTTGCTTATCTTCGTCAGAAAGCTCGTCCATACCTAGGATTGCAATGATGTCTTTAAGTTCTTTATAACGCTGAAGAACTGTTTGAACGCCACGTGCTGTATCGTAGTGCTCTTGACCAATTACTTGTGGGTCAAGTTGACGTGAAGATGAATCAAGTGGGTCTACCGCTGGGTAGATACCAAGTGACGCGATATCACGCGAAAGTACT encodes:
- the glmU gene encoding bifunctional UDP-N-acetylglucosamine diphosphorylase/glucosamine-1-phosphate N-acetyltransferase GlmU codes for the protein MSLTTVILAAGKGTRMRSALPKVLHKVAGKPMVQHVIDNAKALGATTTNLVYGHGGELLQQQLANNNVNWVLQAEQLGTGHAVAQANSHVNDDDTVLILYGDVPLTKQSTLERLLAATPKHGLAVLTVNLANPNGYGRMLRVDGKLVGIVEQKDASPEQLLISEVNTGIMAVNGRLLKSWLGNLSNNNAQGEYYLTDIVAMAHSEGVEITSAQPDHPMEVEGANNRIQLAGLERAYQAWQAEELMLNGATLADPARIDVRGTVTTGEDVLIDINVIFEGKVTIGHNVEIGPNCVLKNCSIGDNVIIKANTLIEDATVAAKCTLGPYARLRPGAIMEEDSHVGNFVEMKKTRLGKGSKANHLSYLGDAEIGEKVNIGAGTITCNYDGVNKAKTIIGNNAFIGSNSSLVAPVNIGAMATIGAGSVITNTVADEQLAIARGKQRNLDGWKRPVKK
- a CDS encoding F0F1 ATP synthase subunit epsilon, whose protein sequence is MAAMTVHLDVVSAEQSLFSGRVESIQVTGSEGELGVNAGHAPLLTALKPGMVRLVKQFGEEEFIYIAGGTLEVQPNLVTVLADTAVRGEDLDEQAAEAAKRDAEAQMAKGASAELDYNQAAVQLAEAIAQLRIIQQLRKK